Proteins encoded in a region of the Candidatus Methylomirabilis tolerans genome:
- a CDS encoding type II toxin-antitoxin system HicA family toxin, translating into MSTGKVLRRVLSGTSDANLDFDDLCHLLTSLGFEMRVRGSHHIFRRAGIEEKLNLQREGHEAKPYQVKQVRNVILTYGLAG; encoded by the coding sequence TGAGCACTGGCAAAGTTCTTCGTCGTGTCCTCAGCGGCACGTCCGACGCAAATCTTGATTTCGACGACCTTTGCCACCTGTTGACAAGCCTGGGGTTCGAGATGCGCGTTCGCGGGAGTCATCATATTTTCCGCCGCGCAGGAATTGAGGAGAAACTGAACCTTCAGCGTGAAGGTCACGAGGCGAAGCCGTATCAGGTCAAGCAGGTCCGAAACGTTATTCTGACGTACGGACTTGCAGG